Genomic DNA from Caloenas nicobarica isolate bCalNic1 chromosome 3, bCalNic1.hap1, whole genome shotgun sequence:
AGTTTGGTATGTGGCCTAATGAAGGAACCCTATTTGTGCTAGCAGGAAGTGCATTTTTCAGGGAATTCTGGTAATAGTATACCTATGAAATGCTTCTAGACTGACCTGTAGTTGCTCCAAACAAATTCTAAATTTGAGGAGTGCAAGCAAGCTCAGGTGCAAAAGAAGTGCTTCTCCACCTAAGCTACAACAATGAGCTGAGGACACTGCTTCAGATGACAGACAAACCATACCTTGATAAGGAAATGGCACAAACACTTTTATGCAAAGGATATGAACACTGTGCAACttgaaagagcaaaaaataatCACCCCAAAATACCTCTCACAGGAtttattagttttaaaaattttgtatttGGAAACATAGTTTAGAGCTGAACCTATATGCAAACGTTAGTTGAGAAAAGAAATCTTTGGGTTTGAAATTGCTATCCCCTCTCCAGGCACAAAGGATGAGGCTGTATATTCTTCAGCAAGGATATACAGAATGGATACAGAAGTctgagggaaggaagagagaagaggaagagtaGGCCAGGAACTGCTGATAACACCATACCCATCTAAAGAGAAGATTGTTTTAGAACAGCTGCTTGGAGAAAAAAGTTACATACCTTATGTAAACAAGTGTCCACTACCCAATTGCACACTTTTTCCAGGTCATCTGATACTTCAAGTCTAGACTTAACAAATTCACAGAGCTCTTCATTGCTCATTACATCCCAGATTCCATCACATGCCAAGATGATAAATTCATCTTCATCTGCCCTTAAAATCTCACAAACCTCAGGCTCTGGAGAAACAAGTTGTTCTGTAGGGCCTTTACCGTCAACACATTTGTAGTCATAGTCCCCCAGAGCTCGAGAAACTGCCAATGAACCATTAACACGCTGAATCATTACACTGCCTCCTGCATTCTGGATTCGCTCCTTCTCCCTTGGGTTGCAAGGTTTGTGATCCTGTGTTGAAAAACAGACTTGTCCATTCCTATAGAGAACAGCACGTGAATCACCACAATTGATAAAGTACACATGCTCAGGTGAAATCAAAACTCCCACTGCTGTTGAGCCACTTCTGTCCATCCCATTTCTGAGGTCTGAGAAATTGCGCATATACTCGTCAATTTTCAAAAAGCCAGTTCTGATTCCACTCTTGACATTTTCCACCGAAGGTTCAAGAGCAGATCCAGGTTTTTCTGTTGCCCTAAAGTCTTCATTGTTAGTGATGTGTTCTAACAAGTGCGTGGAGCAATAATttgccacacgagatcctgcGTGACCATCATAGACAGC
This window encodes:
- the PPM1B gene encoding protein phosphatase 1B isoform X3, giving the protein MKTHRNRNEIQYCINMGAFLDKPKTEKHNAHGAGNGLRYGLSSMQGWRVEMEDAHTAVVGIPHGLEDWSFFAVYDGHAGSRVANYCSTHLLEHITNNEDFRATEKPGSALEPSVENVKSGIRTGFLKIDEYMRNFSDLRNGMDRSGSTAVGVLISPEHVYFINCGDSRAVLYRNGQVCFSTQDHKPCNPREKERIQNAGGSVMIQRVNGSLAVSRALGDYDYKCVDGKGPTEQLVSPEPEVCEILRADEDEFIILACDGIWDVMSNEELCEFVKSRLEVSDDLEKVCNWVVDTCLHKGSRDNMSIVLVCFSNAPKVSDEAVKKDAELDKYLESRVEEIMEKSGEEGMPDLAHVIRILTAENIPNLPPGGGLAGKRNIIEAVYSRLNPHRENEAGAGDLEDPW